Proteins co-encoded in one Epinephelus moara isolate mb chromosome 11, YSFRI_EMoa_1.0, whole genome shotgun sequence genomic window:
- the eef1e1 gene encoding eukaryotic translation elongation factor 1 epsilon-1 produces MALRELSSLEKYLGLKKPNKYSTQGDKKVPVLQNNNGPSLVGLVTIACHLVKESKHPELLGDSAESRAVVQQWLEYRVTKLDSCTKEDIRAILKDLNLYLQDKVYLAGNQFTLADPVMYYGIHPLIVDLAIQEKEQYVNVTRWFDHIQHYPGVRHHLPPVVVLRNRIYTSKHH; encoded by the exons ATGGCGTTACGGGAGCTATCATCGCTGGAGAAATACTTAGGATTGAAAAAGCCGAACAAGTACAGCACACAGGGGGACAAAAAG GTACCTGTGCTACAGAATAATAATGGGCCTTCATTAGTAGGGTTGGTGACCATTGCCTGTCACCTGGTGAAAGAGTCCAAGCACCCAGAGCTACTGGGAGACTCTGCAGAGAGCAGGGCTGTGGTGCAGCAGTGGCTGGAATACAGAGTCACCAAGCTGGACAGCTGCACCAAGGAAGACATCAGGGCCATCCTGAAG GACCTCAACCTCTACCTGCAAGACAAGGTCTACCTGGCTGGCAACCAATTCACCTTAGCTGACCCTGTCATGTACTATGGAATCCATCCACTCATA GTGGACTTGGCCATCCAGGAGAAGGAGCAGTATGTGAATGTGACGCGATGGTTCGACCACATCCAGCACTACCCCGGCGTCCGACACCACCTCCCCCCCGTAGTTGTGCTCAGGAACAGAATTTACACCAGCAAACACCACTGA